In Amycolatopsis sp. EV170708-02-1, the following are encoded in one genomic region:
- a CDS encoding enoyl-CoA hydratase/isomerase family protein, whose translation MDIQGLRVTFPADGIALLELDRPHRRNALDRALLDGLPGVLTGLAADDRVRALVVSGRGGAFCAGGDLDAIAASDGESPEEGRARMEREFATARLLLEFRAPTVAAVDGAAVGAGMALALACDLRIGSPEAVFASPFIRMALVPDWGVSWLLARAVGQARATEIALSARKVAAEEALRIGLLDAVVPGPLDEALARAVPLADAEPAAAAATKRLIAGSAGGFQDAIDAEIEAQLCAVRSPEFTRRMGEWSRSVRGR comes from the coding sequence ATGGACATACAGGGACTGCGGGTGACGTTTCCGGCCGACGGGATCGCCCTGCTGGAGCTGGACCGGCCGCATCGTCGCAACGCGCTGGACCGTGCGCTGCTCGACGGGCTCCCCGGGGTGCTGACCGGGTTGGCCGCCGACGATCGGGTGCGGGCGCTGGTGGTGTCCGGCCGGGGTGGGGCGTTCTGCGCGGGCGGGGACCTGGACGCGATCGCCGCCTCGGATGGGGAAAGCCCGGAGGAAGGCCGGGCGCGCATGGAGCGCGAGTTCGCCACGGCCCGGCTGCTGCTGGAGTTCCGGGCTCCGACGGTGGCCGCCGTCGACGGCGCGGCGGTCGGCGCGGGGATGGCCTTGGCGCTCGCTTGCGACCTGCGGATCGGCTCGCCGGAGGCGGTGTTCGCGAGCCCGTTCATCCGGATGGCGCTCGTTCCCGACTGGGGTGTCTCCTGGTTGCTCGCCAGAGCCGTCGGGCAGGCACGGGCGACCGAGATCGCCTTGTCCGCGCGCAAGGTCGCCGCGGAGGAGGCGCTGCGAATCGGGTTGCTCGACGCTGTGGTCCCGGGTCCGCTCGACGAGGCGCTGGCACGGGCCGTACCGCTGGCCGACGCCGAGCCCGCGGCCGCGGCAGCCACGAAACGCCTTATCGCCGGTTCGGCCGGCGGATTCCAGGACGCGATCGACGCCGAGATCGAAGCACAGTTGTGCGCGGTGCGCTCGCCCGAATTCACCCGGCGGATGGGGGAGTGGTCCCGGTCGGTGCGCGGCCGGTGA
- a CDS encoding MFS transporter, translated as MNKQELKVVGASAVGTAFEWYDFFLYGALVPVIGSKFFSGYGPAAQTVFALLTFAAGFVVRPIGAVVFARITDLVGRKIVFLMTLVIMGVSTVAVGVLPTADQIGIAAPILLVTCRILQGLAVSGEFGAAVTYVSEYAPAKQRSFFVGWLTGTTALAFSLSLGVQIVVESIVGAAAYDSWGWRVPFLISVVPLALSVWIRTKLNESPLFLKMKQEGTTTKAPLREAFGSRARVRMIAIVFVMAAAQSFIGYLSTVYMLTTMKTYLKADSFTVNAIYMVVMLAGFFLCVLVCWLTDRVGRRPLLFAGLGLAALLAFPITNGITSIANPALAAAQDKVSVVIKADPADCSFQFNPAGTAKFTSDCDQARNVLQANSVTFDRQDVTGPTTVVVDGTEIAGGPSLRQDLVAAIKGAGYPVGGSGTTIKAEGIGGFFTGPVLGVALLLLALVALAQMAQGPAATAMAEVFPTRIRATALSVPYQLGVGLFGGLLPATMTAIGAEVGSFTTALWYPVGAMALGLVILLFTLPETQGVDLADVRLAGDTSADATEDVAVRREG; from the coding sequence ATGAACAAACAGGAGCTCAAGGTCGTCGGTGCGTCGGCCGTCGGCACGGCGTTCGAGTGGTACGACTTCTTCCTCTACGGCGCGCTGGTCCCGGTGATCGGCAGCAAGTTCTTCAGCGGATACGGCCCGGCGGCGCAGACGGTGTTCGCGTTGCTCACGTTCGCCGCCGGGTTCGTGGTCCGGCCGATCGGCGCGGTGGTGTTCGCGCGGATCACCGACCTGGTCGGACGCAAGATCGTGTTCCTGATGACCTTGGTGATCATGGGCGTGTCGACCGTGGCGGTCGGGGTGTTGCCGACCGCGGACCAGATCGGCATCGCGGCGCCGATCCTGTTGGTGACGTGCCGCATTCTGCAGGGGCTCGCGGTGAGCGGCGAGTTCGGGGCGGCGGTCACCTACGTTTCGGAGTACGCGCCGGCGAAGCAGCGCTCGTTCTTCGTCGGCTGGCTGACCGGCACCACCGCGCTCGCCTTCAGCCTGTCTTTGGGCGTCCAGATCGTCGTCGAGTCCATTGTGGGCGCCGCGGCCTACGACTCGTGGGGCTGGCGGGTGCCGTTCCTCATCTCGGTGGTGCCGCTGGCGCTGTCGGTATGGATCCGCACCAAGCTCAACGAGAGCCCGCTGTTCCTTAAGATGAAACAGGAGGGCACGACGACCAAGGCACCCCTGCGGGAGGCGTTCGGGTCTCGGGCCCGGGTGCGGATGATCGCGATCGTGTTCGTGATGGCCGCGGCGCAGTCGTTCATCGGTTACCTGTCCACCGTGTACATGCTCACCACGATGAAGACCTACCTGAAGGCCGACTCGTTCACGGTGAACGCCATCTACATGGTGGTCATGCTGGCCGGGTTCTTCCTGTGTGTGCTCGTGTGCTGGCTGACCGACCGGGTCGGCAGGCGGCCACTGCTCTTCGCCGGGCTGGGGCTCGCCGCACTGCTCGCCTTCCCCATCACGAACGGGATCACCTCGATCGCGAATCCGGCGCTCGCGGCGGCGCAGGACAAGGTCTCCGTGGTCATCAAGGCCGACCCTGCCGACTGTTCGTTCCAGTTCAACCCCGCGGGCACGGCGAAGTTCACGTCGGACTGCGACCAGGCTCGCAACGTGCTGCAGGCCAACTCGGTCACCTTCGACCGGCAGGACGTCACCGGTCCCACGACCGTCGTGGTGGACGGCACCGAGATCGCGGGCGGTCCGTCGCTGCGGCAGGATCTCGTGGCCGCGATCAAGGGCGCCGGGTATCCGGTGGGCGGGTCGGGGACCACGATCAAGGCCGAAGGGATCGGCGGTTTCTTCACCGGCCCGGTGCTCGGGGTCGCGCTGTTGTTGCTGGCGTTGGTCGCTCTCGCGCAGATGGCTCAGGGGCCCGCCGCGACGGCGATGGCGGAGGTGTTCCCGACGAGGATCCGCGCGACCGCGCTGTCGGTGCCCTACCAGCTCGGCGTCGGGCTGTTCGGCGGGTTGCTGCCCGCGACGATGACGGCGATCGGCGCCGAGGTGGGCAGTTTCACCACCGCGCTGTGGTACCCGGTCGGTGCGATGGCGCTGGGGCTGGTGATCCTGCTGTTCACCTTGCCCGAGACCCAGGGCGTCGACCTGGCGGATGTCCGCCTGGCCGGTGATACCTCCGCGGATGCCACCGAAGACGTCGCGGTACGGCGGGAGGGCTGA
- a CDS encoding SDR family NAD(P)-dependent oxidoreductase, whose amino-acid sequence MRARRMIANDVDLVEELVTQQLSGKTAIVTGAASGIGRATAALFAARGAVVLAVDRDEHGLAGLRTEARAAGAEVRTLAVDLTAEGAAEQVFEHCAADVGTPDVLANIAGKAGDAPAGETSDADFEFFLKTNLGTAFALSRRAVHAFGDRGGAIVNTSSTFALTGVAGSAPYSAAKGAVTSLTRQMAADYGRRGIRVNAVAPGLIETPATREKIAAGVFDDLVTRARPLPRVGRPIDIAHVFAFLASDDAAFITGVTIPVCGGWSTTHFRD is encoded by the coding sequence TTGCGCGCCCGGCGGATGATCGCGAACGACGTCGACCTTGTGGAGGAACTCGTGACCCAGCAGCTCAGCGGTAAGACGGCGATCGTGACCGGAGCGGCGTCGGGTATCGGCCGGGCGACCGCGGCCCTGTTCGCCGCACGCGGCGCGGTCGTGCTCGCGGTCGACCGCGACGAGCACGGGCTCGCCGGGTTACGCACGGAAGCCCGCGCGGCCGGGGCCGAGGTGAGGACACTCGCCGTGGACCTCACCGCCGAGGGTGCGGCCGAGCAGGTGTTCGAACACTGTGCGGCGGACGTCGGCACGCCGGACGTGCTCGCCAACATCGCGGGCAAGGCCGGAGACGCCCCCGCGGGCGAGACATCGGACGCGGACTTCGAGTTCTTCCTGAAGACGAACCTGGGTACCGCGTTCGCGCTCAGCAGGCGCGCGGTGCACGCCTTCGGTGACCGTGGCGGCGCGATCGTCAACACCTCTTCCACGTTCGCGCTGACCGGAGTCGCGGGCTCCGCGCCGTACTCCGCGGCCAAGGGCGCGGTCACCAGCCTCACCCGGCAGATGGCCGCCGACTACGGCAGGCGCGGTATCCGCGTCAACGCGGTGGCGCCCGGTCTGATCGAGACCCCCGCGACCCGGGAGAAGATCGCCGCCGGCGTCTTCGACGACCTCGTGACCCGCGCCCGCCCGCTGCCGAGGGTCGGCCGCCCGATCGACATCGCCCACGTCTTCGCGTTCCTCGCCTCCGACGACGCGGCCTTCATCACCGGCGTCACCATCCCGGTCTGTGGCGGATGGAGCACCACCCACTTCCGGGACTGA
- a CDS encoding amidohydrolase family protein: MSPRVVVDVHTHALPMPLLTWLAGQGLADVGDGVVRIDPVVSGMPEDAPIPLPAAQYDVGERLGDLARTGVTRQLVSVPPFVTCADAMEEDTVLPVVRRANDELVALLGGHRGVLDPLGSVPLGTSAAVSEARRCLEELGCAGIAIGTRGLGRELDDPVHEPLWAYLARRRAFVFLHPNSVPAGGRLADYWLPQLAGYPMETALAVARLVFGGVLERHDLTLCLAHGGGCVPALTGRLDLGWSRKAVARTTPRPPSEYLRRLYYDTATFSTPLLGRLIEDFGAGHVLVGTDYPFELADTDPLGTVDALNLTRPDALKIESGTITGLLGGSA; this comes from the coding sequence ATGAGCCCGCGCGTCGTGGTCGACGTGCACACCCACGCCTTGCCGATGCCGCTGTTGACCTGGCTGGCGGGCCAGGGGCTCGCCGACGTCGGCGACGGGGTGGTCCGGATCGACCCAGTCGTCTCCGGAATGCCGGAGGACGCCCCGATTCCCCTGCCCGCCGCTCAGTACGACGTCGGCGAGCGGCTCGGCGACCTGGCGCGCACCGGGGTCACCCGGCAGCTCGTGTCCGTGCCGCCGTTCGTGACCTGCGCCGACGCCATGGAGGAGGACACGGTCCTTCCGGTCGTGCGGCGGGCCAACGACGAACTCGTCGCGTTGCTCGGCGGGCACCGGGGCGTGCTCGACCCGCTCGGCTCCGTGCCGCTGGGCACCTCCGCCGCGGTGAGCGAAGCCCGTCGCTGCCTGGAGGAGCTGGGCTGTGCGGGGATCGCGATCGGTACCCGGGGACTCGGCCGGGAGTTGGACGACCCCGTGCACGAACCGTTGTGGGCGTATCTCGCCCGGCGGCGCGCGTTCGTGTTCCTGCACCCCAACAGCGTGCCCGCCGGCGGCCGCCTCGCCGACTACTGGCTGCCGCAGCTCGCCGGCTACCCGATGGAGACCGCGCTCGCCGTCGCGCGCCTGGTCTTCGGCGGCGTCCTCGAACGGCACGACCTGACCCTGTGCCTCGCTCACGGTGGCGGTTGCGTGCCCGCGCTGACCGGCAGGCTGGACCTCGGCTGGTCCCGCAAGGCGGTCGCCCGGACGACTCCCCGTCCGCCGAGCGAGTACCTGCGCCGCCTCTACTACGACACCGCCACCTTCTCGACCCCGCTGCTGGGCAGGCTCATCGAGGACTTCGGAGCCGGGCACGTGCTCGTCGGCACCGACTACCCGTTCGAACTGGCCGACACCGACCCGCTCGGGACGGTCGACGCGCTGAACCTGACGCGGCCGGACGCCCTGAAGATCGAGTCGGGCACGATCACCGGTCTGCTCGGCGGATCGGCCTGA
- a CDS encoding aldehyde dehydrogenase, with product MESFGHIIAGEEVASADGTTFESVDPWTRSPWATVALGSAGDARRAIHAARQAFDDGPWPRMSFADRGEILHRLADLLLAHADELALADTTDMGKPIGQTAGHDVPRAARNFRFFADHSRITPAETFPMPDGHHAYTQYDPAGVVAAIAPWNFPLMMASWKVAPALAWGNTVVLKPAEQSPASATILARLALEAGLPPGVLNVVHGYGPDSVGQALTESPDVDRITFTGESATGRLISRAAAANLTPVSLELGGKGANVVFADADLDHAVRWAIQAVFGNSGQVCLAGSRLYVQREVYDEFLARFTAAADAMVLGDPKDPATEIGPLSSREHFDKVAGYLGIATAGGARLHTGGVGDGWAVRPTVVVGAGQRDRITQEEIFGPVVVVLPFDGEADAVAAANDTPYGLNAMVFTQDLSRAHRVARALRVGTVWANCFFVRDLRAPFGGAKDSGVGREGGAYSREFFTEPKAVVMEIAAS from the coding sequence GTGGAATCCTTCGGGCACATCATCGCGGGCGAGGAGGTCGCCTCGGCGGACGGGACGACCTTCGAGTCCGTGGACCCGTGGACGAGGTCGCCTTGGGCGACGGTCGCGCTCGGCTCGGCGGGCGACGCGCGGCGTGCGATCCACGCCGCCCGGCAGGCTTTCGACGACGGACCCTGGCCGCGGATGAGCTTCGCCGACCGCGGTGAGATCCTGCATCGCCTCGCGGACCTGCTCCTCGCGCACGCCGACGAGCTGGCGCTGGCCGACACCACGGACATGGGCAAGCCGATCGGCCAGACCGCGGGCCACGACGTGCCCCGGGCCGCACGGAACTTCCGGTTCTTCGCCGACCACTCGCGGATCACACCCGCCGAGACGTTCCCCATGCCGGACGGGCACCACGCCTACACCCAGTACGACCCGGCCGGAGTGGTAGCGGCCATCGCGCCGTGGAACTTTCCGCTGATGATGGCGAGCTGGAAGGTGGCGCCGGCTCTGGCCTGGGGCAACACAGTGGTGCTCAAACCGGCCGAGCAGTCACCGGCGTCCGCGACGATACTGGCGCGGCTGGCTCTCGAAGCCGGACTCCCGCCCGGCGTGCTGAACGTGGTGCACGGATACGGGCCGGACTCGGTAGGCCAGGCGCTGACCGAGTCGCCGGACGTCGACCGGATCACCTTCACCGGGGAGTCGGCCACGGGAAGGCTGATCTCCCGCGCGGCGGCGGCGAACCTGACCCCGGTCAGTTTGGAACTGGGTGGCAAGGGCGCCAACGTCGTGTTCGCCGACGCCGACCTCGACCACGCGGTCCGCTGGGCGATCCAGGCGGTGTTCGGCAACTCGGGCCAGGTGTGCCTGGCCGGCAGCAGGCTGTACGTGCAGCGGGAGGTCTACGACGAGTTCCTGGCCAGGTTCACCGCCGCCGCCGACGCCATGGTGCTGGGCGACCCGAAGGACCCGGCGACCGAGATCGGTCCGCTGTCCTCGCGGGAACACTTCGACAAGGTCGCCGGATACCTCGGGATCGCGACCGCGGGCGGCGCCCGCTTGCACACCGGAGGTGTCGGCGACGGCTGGGCGGTGCGGCCGACCGTCGTGGTCGGCGCGGGCCAGCGGGACCGGATAACCCAGGAGGAGATCTTCGGCCCGGTCGTCGTGGTGCTGCCGTTCGACGGTGAGGCCGACGCGGTGGCAGCGGCCAACGACACGCCCTACGGTCTGAACGCCATGGTGTTCACCCAGGACCTGTCCCGTGCCCATCGCGTCGCACGCGCGCTGCGGGTCGGCACCGTCTGGGCGAATTGCTTCTTCGTGAGGGACCTGCGTGCGCCCTTCGGAGGGGCGAAGGACTCCGGTGTCGGCCGCGAGGGTGGCGCTTACAGCCGGGAGTTCTTCACCGAGCCGAAGGCCGTCGTCATGGAGATCGCCGCATCGTGA
- a CDS encoding RidA family protein, protein MTEIRAVSTRNAPTVGFSTGTAAPLSQAIVHGDTIYCSGTGPLDPETRTIVSDDFATQVKQTLANLVSVVEAAGGGRETILKCTCFVRDVENFPAFNAVYREFFEGAPHFPARTTVVATPHRTGVQVEVECIAAVIRP, encoded by the coding sequence ATGACCGAGATCCGCGCAGTCAGCACTCGCAACGCGCCCACCGTGGGCTTCTCCACCGGCACCGCCGCGCCGTTGTCGCAGGCGATCGTCCACGGTGACACCATCTACTGTTCGGGCACCGGGCCACTGGATCCGGAGACCCGCACGATCGTCTCCGACGACTTCGCCACGCAGGTGAAGCAGACACTGGCCAATCTGGTGTCGGTGGTGGAGGCGGCGGGCGGCGGCCGCGAGACGATCCTCAAGTGCACCTGTTTCGTGCGGGACGTGGAGAACTTCCCGGCGTTCAACGCGGTCTACCGGGAGTTTTTCGAGGGCGCCCCGCATTTCCCGGCCAGGACGACGGTCGTCGCGACGCCGCACCGCACCGGTGTGCAGGTGGAGGTCGAATGTATCGCGGCCGTGATCCGGCCATGA
- a CDS encoding 2-keto-4-pentenoate hydratase codes for MTVSTWTVERAVEELRAAETGRTARRPITDDWPELDLATAYQVQTALVAARGARVIGVKLGLTSRAKQQRMGIDAPLTGWLTEDMAVEAGIPIPAGELIHPRVEPEIVFTLGTRLAGPGVTPATAMAAVRTVSAGLEVIDSRYRDFRFTLPDVVADNASSARFVLGDVTREPGTLDLGLEACVLRVDGEFADTATGAAVQGHPANALALAANALAERGLALEEGWHVLTGGLTDAIPFRPGHTVTAEFTHLGTVTLR; via the coding sequence ATGACCGTGAGCACGTGGACAGTCGAGCGGGCCGTCGAAGAATTGCGGGCAGCCGAGACCGGCCGCACCGCCCGCCGGCCGATCACCGACGACTGGCCGGAGCTGGACCTCGCCACCGCCTACCAGGTGCAGACCGCCCTCGTCGCCGCCCGCGGCGCACGAGTCATCGGTGTCAAGCTGGGCCTCACCTCCCGCGCCAAACAGCAACGAATGGGCATCGACGCCCCGCTCACCGGCTGGCTCACCGAGGACATGGCCGTGGAGGCGGGCATCCCGATCCCCGCGGGCGAACTGATCCACCCGCGCGTCGAACCGGAAATCGTCTTCACCCTCGGCACCCGCCTCGCGGGCCCAGGCGTCACCCCCGCGACCGCCATGGCGGCGGTACGCACGGTCTCAGCCGGACTCGAAGTGATCGACAGCCGCTACCGCGACTTCCGCTTCACCCTCCCTGACGTCGTGGCCGACAACGCGTCCTCGGCACGCTTCGTACTCGGCGACGTGACCCGCGAACCCGGCACTCTCGACCTCGGCCTGGAAGCCTGCGTTTTGCGCGTCGACGGCGAGTTCGCGGACACGGCCACCGGTGCCGCCGTCCAGGGGCATCCCGCGAACGCGCTCGCGCTGGCCGCCAACGCCCTCGCGGAACGCGGTCTCGCCCTCGAGGAGGGCTGGCACGTCCTCACCGGCGGCCTCACGGACGCCATCCCATTCCGGCCCGGACACACCGTCACCGCGGAATTCACCCACCTCGGCACCGTGACACTGCGCTGA
- a CDS encoding class I adenylate-forming enzyme family protein gives MTPIGELVLDALRAHPHRVAFVHAGTALSYRDTEERVLGLVELLAKLPPGDTVVQIRRNDPLQWLVNAACYVAGCRSAAIPPGTLSEAGIAERLDLIGAATVLTDVDIPAPGGPVAVASADTVVRLAFTSGTTGPVKGVELSSGALGAVAIMLRDTLPWPDHPRVLCPEPVSGGFGNMVAPTLSLGGTFIIPERSDVDSVLDAVIEYHPTVLMMMPPVLRAVLNHPRSGGVDWSDVTLVIYSGASLTSDEVDRAHVLFGEVLCQVFGQVEVPKTIAWSSPADHGGDRRSSLGRPFPGTEIRISGPDGTPLPAGHAGELWVRGPNTASSYAFPPGSPVHDGWLRTGDVCRFDDDGYLHYVDRVQHVLRVGGAYVCPADIEAEILARTGRPIGVLAAGPETVRFVPGGLPRDVMGRIDRRRPE, from the coding sequence GTGACACCGATCGGGGAGCTGGTCCTCGACGCGCTGCGGGCACACCCGCACAGGGTGGCGTTCGTGCACGCGGGCACCGCGTTGTCCTACCGGGACACCGAAGAGCGGGTGCTCGGGCTGGTCGAGCTGCTGGCGAAGCTGCCACCTGGCGACACCGTGGTGCAGATCCGCCGGAACGATCCGCTGCAGTGGCTCGTGAACGCCGCCTGCTACGTCGCGGGCTGCCGGTCGGCCGCGATTCCACCGGGGACGCTGTCGGAAGCCGGGATCGCCGAGCGGCTCGACCTGATCGGCGCCGCCACCGTGCTGACCGACGTCGACATACCCGCGCCGGGCGGCCCGGTCGCGGTGGCATCCGCGGACACGGTGGTGAGGCTGGCCTTCACCTCCGGCACCACCGGACCGGTCAAGGGCGTGGAGCTCTCGAGCGGCGCGCTGGGCGCGGTCGCGATCATGCTTCGCGACACGCTGCCGTGGCCGGACCACCCGCGCGTGCTGTGCCCGGAGCCGGTGTCGGGCGGGTTCGGCAACATGGTGGCGCCGACCTTGTCGCTGGGCGGGACGTTCATCATCCCCGAGCGGTCCGATGTGGACTCGGTACTGGACGCCGTGATCGAGTACCACCCCACGGTCCTGATGATGATGCCGCCGGTGTTGCGTGCCGTGCTGAACCATCCGCGATCCGGCGGTGTCGACTGGTCGGACGTGACGCTCGTGATCTACAGCGGCGCTTCGCTCACAAGTGACGAGGTGGACCGCGCACATGTGCTCTTCGGCGAGGTGCTGTGCCAGGTGTTCGGGCAGGTGGAGGTGCCGAAGACGATCGCGTGGAGCAGCCCGGCCGACCACGGCGGCGACCGGCGCTCGTCGCTGGGGCGGCCGTTCCCCGGCACCGAGATCCGGATCAGCGGCCCGGACGGCACGCCGCTCCCGGCCGGGCACGCCGGCGAGTTGTGGGTGCGCGGGCCGAACACCGCCTCGTCCTACGCGTTTCCCCCCGGGTCGCCGGTCCACGACGGATGGCTGCGCACGGGAGACGTCTGCCGTTTCGACGACGACGGCTACCTGCATTACGTCGACCGCGTCCAGCACGTGCTGCGGGTCGGCGGCGCCTACGTGTGCCCCGCCGACATCGAGGCGGAGATCCTGGCGCGGACCGGGCGACCCATCGGGGTACTCGCCGCCGGTCCGGAGACGGTGAGGTTCGTCCCGGGCGGGCTGCCTCGCGACGTCATGGGGCGGATCGATCGCAGGAGGCCGGAATGA
- a CDS encoding amidohydrolase, with product MTELVLLGGRVYTMDTAGPEVAEAVAVTDGRVSAVGATADIAALAGPSTRVVRLSGSTVIPGLIDSHCHFEHAGMAGHAVSFAGIRTLDAALDRVAELAADRAPGAWVQGQLWNPVLQLAEGRAPTRQELDRAAAGRPVFLPEGHAASVSTAALRLAGIAPDGHDGRLVEGDVHTIAKVVPEWTSGERARQLSAAMRALNEHGITSVVAGALPPSDVDVLRELAESDASTVRVAAMVTPSGELNPSVTVAEWRDLLAGGPPKPVGDRYLTRGIKLQVDGGMTLGTAATRTPYRTDAGYRGELFVHRARLTDLVDAAHRAGWAVGTHVVGDAAIDLALDVYEATRAGLALPDVLIHASLIQRDQIDRARALGVRVAAQVPFLWRNRDAIAGHLGDERADGAVPLRDLVDGLGPDGVAAGTDYPVNDLDPWQNIHAMATRHDIGGRAVGAAQAITRREAVGLYTTSGAAHTGEWASKGRIAPGLLADLAVLDTDPFAAADPRSTTTLMTVMDGRVVHDTGRLD from the coding sequence ATGACCGAACTCGTGCTGCTCGGCGGCCGGGTGTACACGATGGACACGGCAGGCCCGGAGGTCGCCGAGGCCGTCGCGGTCACCGATGGCCGGGTCTCCGCGGTCGGAGCCACCGCCGACATCGCGGCACTGGCGGGCCCGTCGACACGGGTCGTGCGGCTGTCCGGGAGCACCGTGATCCCCGGATTGATCGACTCGCACTGTCATTTCGAACATGCGGGTATGGCGGGACACGCCGTGTCCTTCGCCGGGATCCGCACACTCGACGCCGCCCTGGACCGGGTGGCCGAGCTGGCGGCGGACCGCGCGCCGGGCGCGTGGGTGCAGGGGCAGTTGTGGAACCCGGTCTTGCAGCTCGCCGAGGGACGGGCACCGACCCGGCAGGAGCTGGACCGTGCCGCCGCCGGCAGGCCGGTCTTCCTGCCGGAGGGGCATGCGGCGTCGGTCAGCACCGCGGCGTTGCGGCTCGCGGGCATCGCCCCGGACGGGCACGACGGCCGCCTCGTCGAAGGCGACGTGCACACGATCGCCAAGGTGGTGCCGGAGTGGACGTCCGGGGAACGGGCGAGGCAGCTGTCGGCCGCGATGCGGGCGCTCAACGAACACGGAATCACCTCGGTGGTCGCGGGGGCGCTGCCACCGTCCGATGTGGACGTTTTGCGGGAACTGGCCGAGTCGGATGCCTCGACGGTCCGGGTGGCGGCGATGGTCACGCCGAGCGGGGAGCTGAACCCGTCGGTGACCGTGGCCGAGTGGCGCGACCTGCTCGCCGGGGGCCCGCCGAAACCTGTCGGCGACAGATACCTGACACGGGGAATCAAGCTCCAGGTCGACGGCGGTATGACGCTCGGTACCGCGGCCACCCGGACCCCCTACCGGACCGATGCCGGTTACCGAGGCGAACTGTTCGTCCACCGCGCCCGCCTGACCGACCTGGTCGACGCCGCGCATCGCGCCGGCTGGGCGGTCGGCACACATGTCGTGGGCGACGCCGCGATCGACCTCGCGCTCGACGTCTACGAGGCCACACGCGCCGGTCTCGCGCTGCCGGACGTGCTCATCCACGCCAGTCTCATCCAGCGCGACCAGATCGACCGCGCGCGGGCGCTGGGAGTGCGGGTCGCCGCGCAGGTTCCGTTCCTGTGGCGCAACCGGGACGCGATCGCCGGGCATCTCGGTGACGAGCGAGCCGACGGCGCGGTGCCGCTACGGGACCTGGTCGACGGACTCGGCCCGGACGGCGTCGCGGCGGGGACCGACTACCCGGTCAACGACCTCGACCCGTGGCAGAACATCCATGCCATGGCGACACGGCACGACATCGGCGGCCGGGCCGTGGGTGCCGCGCAGGCGATCACCCGCCGCGAGGCCGTGGGCCTATACACGACCTCAGGTGCGGCGCACACCGGTGAGTGGGCGAGCAAAGGCAGGATCGCGCCGGGCTTGCTCGCCGATCTCGCCGTCCTCGACACCGATCCGTTCGCCGCCGCCGATCCTCGCTCGACGACGACGCTGATGACCGTGATGGACGGACGGGTCGTCCACGACACCGGCCGGCTCGACTAG
- a CDS encoding 3-hydroxybutyryl-CoA dehydratase, whose translation MHPSQMPIVELHKAADGLRESGKRVKVLWQESESLAFLARGREYRSEFHLNPSDEVMFMVRGSMDLHYRKPEGGSDIAVIPEGGTIFTPTGIAHSPRFEPDAFVLVIERLRRPGELDRFRWFCPGCDEFLHEEAVHVSDYRTDPVAGAYQRFYGDVAARTCKACGTVMPDERL comes from the coding sequence ATGCACCCCAGCCAGATGCCCATCGTGGAGTTGCACAAGGCAGCCGATGGGCTGCGGGAGAGCGGCAAACGGGTCAAGGTGCTCTGGCAGGAGAGCGAGTCGCTCGCGTTCCTCGCCCGCGGCCGCGAGTACCGCAGCGAGTTCCACCTGAACCCGAGCGACGAGGTGATGTTCATGGTGCGAGGGTCGATGGATCTGCACTACCGCAAGCCTGAGGGCGGTTCGGACATCGCGGTGATTCCCGAGGGCGGCACCATCTTCACTCCTACCGGCATCGCGCACTCACCCCGGTTCGAGCCGGACGCCTTCGTGCTGGTGATCGAGCGGCTGCGCCGTCCCGGTGAGCTGGACCGGTTCCGCTGGTTCTGTCCCGGATGCGACGAGTTCCTGCACGAGGAAGCCGTGCATGTCAGTGACTACCGCACGGATCCGGTCGCGGGCGCCTATCAGCGTTTCTACGGCGACGTGGCCGCCAGGACCTGCAAGGCGTGCGGCACGGTCATGCCGGATGAGCGCCTGTGA
- a CDS encoding tautomerase family protein: protein MPIIDVSLVAGRTDAELRGLITAVHAAAVASLGVPGESVRVLVRELPPTHWAANDETIAERRSR, encoded by the coding sequence ATGCCGATCATCGACGTATCACTGGTGGCAGGCCGGACCGACGCGGAATTACGCGGGCTCATCACGGCGGTGCACGCCGCCGCGGTGGCGAGTTTGGGAGTGCCGGGAGAGTCGGTGCGGGTACTGGTGCGTGAGCTGCCGCCGACGCACTGGGCGGCGAACGACGAGACCATCGCGGAGCGCCGCTCCCGCTGA